The following proteins are co-located in the Pseudomonas sp. ATCC 13867 genome:
- a CDS encoding SulP family inorganic anion transporter produces the protein MSDTPQPGSSAQQQRPGFDWQRWLPGLVTLRHYQAAWLPKDLAAGLVLTTMLVPVGIAYAEASGVPGIYGLYATIIPLLAYALFGPSRILVLGPDSALAAPILAVVVQYAASDPQRAIAIASLMALVSGVVCMVAGLLRLGFITELLSKPIRYGYMNGIALTVLISQLPKLFGLSVDSQGPLRDLGSLGQALLDGRANWPSFAVGAGSLALILLLKPYQRLPGILIAVILATLSVSLFDLGSLGVKVLGELPQGLPSFSFPWVTDIDLVEVVLGGVAVALVSFADTSVLSRTYAARLKTPVNPNQEMFGLGVANVASGLFQGIPISSSSSRTPVAEAAGSKTQLTGIIGALAVTLLLLVAPSLMQHLPNSALAAVVIAAALGLFEFADLKRIYRLQHWEFWLSISCFVGVAVFGAIPGICIAVVISVIEFLWDGWRPHHAVLGRVDGVRGYHDVARYPQARRIPGLVLLRWDAPLFFANAEQFQNQVLAALDDSPTPVQRLVIAASPVTSIDVTSADMLAELDRVLERRGVELQFAEMKDPVKDKMKQFELFEGLGANAFHPTLGAAVDAYLADSGVDWKP, from the coding sequence ATGTCCGACACGCCCCAGCCGGGCTCTTCCGCGCAGCAGCAACGACCGGGTTTCGACTGGCAGCGCTGGCTGCCAGGGCTCGTCACCCTGCGGCATTACCAGGCGGCGTGGCTGCCGAAGGACCTTGCGGCCGGGCTGGTGCTGACCACCATGCTGGTGCCGGTGGGCATTGCCTACGCCGAGGCGTCCGGCGTGCCGGGGATCTACGGCCTGTACGCGACCATCATTCCGCTGCTGGCCTATGCGCTGTTCGGCCCCAGCCGGATCCTGGTGCTCGGCCCGGACTCGGCGCTGGCCGCGCCGATTCTCGCGGTGGTCGTGCAATACGCGGCGAGCGATCCGCAGCGCGCCATTGCCATCGCCAGCCTGATGGCGCTGGTATCGGGCGTGGTCTGCATGGTCGCCGGGCTGCTGCGCCTGGGCTTCATCACCGAACTGCTGTCCAAGCCGATCCGCTATGGCTACATGAACGGCATTGCGCTGACGGTGCTGATCAGTCAGTTGCCCAAGCTGTTCGGCCTGTCCGTCGACAGCCAGGGGCCGCTGCGCGATCTCGGGTCGCTGGGCCAGGCGCTGCTCGATGGCCGCGCCAACTGGCCGAGCTTCGCGGTGGGGGCCGGCAGCCTGGCGCTGATCCTGCTGCTCAAGCCCTACCAGCGCCTGCCGGGCATTCTCATCGCGGTGATCCTGGCGACGCTCTCGGTGAGCCTGTTCGATCTCGGCAGCCTGGGCGTCAAGGTGCTCGGTGAGCTGCCCCAGGGGTTGCCGTCCTTTTCCTTCCCGTGGGTGACGGACATCGACCTGGTGGAAGTGGTGCTCGGCGGCGTGGCGGTGGCGCTGGTGTCGTTCGCCGACACCAGCGTGCTGTCGCGCACCTACGCGGCGCGGCTGAAAACGCCGGTGAACCCGAACCAGGAGATGTTCGGCCTGGGCGTGGCGAACGTCGCTTCCGGGCTGTTCCAGGGCATTCCCATCAGCAGCAGCTCGTCGCGCACGCCGGTGGCCGAGGCGGCCGGCTCGAAGACCCAGCTCACCGGTATCATCGGCGCGCTGGCGGTGACGCTGCTGTTGCTGGTAGCGCCCAGCCTGATGCAGCACCTGCCCAACAGCGCGCTGGCCGCCGTGGTGATCGCCGCGGCACTGGGGCTGTTCGAGTTCGCCGACCTCAAGCGCATCTACCGCCTGCAGCATTGGGAGTTCTGGCTGTCCATCAGTTGCTTCGTCGGCGTGGCGGTGTTTGGCGCGATTCCGGGCATCTGCATCGCCGTGGTGATCTCGGTAATCGAGTTCCTCTGGGACGGCTGGCGTCCGCACCACGCCGTGCTCGGGCGGGTCGACGGCGTCCGTGGCTACCACGACGTGGCACGCTACCCGCAGGCCCGGCGCATCCCTGGCCTGGTGCTGCTGCGCTGGGATGCGCCGCTGTTCTTCGCCAACGCCGAGCAGTTCCAGAACCAGGTGCTGGCGGCGCTCGATGACTCACCCACGCCGGTGCAGCGCCTGGTGATCGCGGCGAGCCCGGTGACCAGCATCGATGTCACCTCCGCCGACATGCTCGCCGAGCTGGACAGGGTGCTGGAGCGGCGCGGCGTCGAATTGCAGTTCGCTGAGATGAAGGACCCGGTGAAGGACAAGATGAAGCAGTTCGAACTGTTCGAAGGCTTGGGGGCAAATGCCTTCCACCCCACGCTCGGCGCCGCCGTGGATGCCTACCTGGCCGACTCCGGGGTGGACTGGAAGCCCTAG
- a CDS encoding YkvA family protein produces MLARLKQWARSIERQTMILWFCWKNPETPLPVKLLRLLVVSYALSPIDLIPDFIPVPGLLDDLLILPASIWPIIRLMPAQVYAASKTQADDFERTQARRPGSPVAVIAIVAIWLLLAVLCYRWLWR; encoded by the coding sequence ATGCTCGCGCGACTCAAGCAGTGGGCCCGTTCGATCGAACGGCAAACCATGATCCTGTGGTTCTGCTGGAAGAATCCGGAAACGCCCTTGCCGGTCAAGCTGCTCCGCCTGCTGGTGGTTTCCTATGCGCTGAGCCCCATCGACCTGATACCCGACTTCATTCCGGTCCCGGGGTTGCTGGATGACCTGCTGATCCTGCCGGCATCCATCTGGCCGATCATCCGCCTCATGCCTGCGCAGGTGTACGCGGCGAGCAAAACTCAGGCGGATGATTTCGAGCGCACCCAGGCTCGACGCCCCGGCAGCCCGGTGGCCGTAATCGCCATCGTCGCCATCTGGCTACTGCTGGCCGTGCTCTGCTACCGGTGGCTGTGGCGTTAG
- a CDS encoding HlyD family secretion protein, translating into MSDTPATPSAPPSPPAPGKSAPDRGMRVVLLLIVVSLVWYLLADRFTPYTQQARLQAYVVPVSAEVAGQVKRVAVGNNQEVRKGDVLFELDQEQYRIALQRAEADLDTVHRQIGASTAGIDSAQASLAAAQASERKARQDAERLQRLYQEDPGTVSVRRLEGAQATREQAASQVAAARAEVERAREQQGGLDEDNAQLRSATANVAKARLDLARTTVRADSDGLITDLRTDVGHYVGAGSPVMTLIAIHDLWISADMTENNLGHLSNGTPVLVVLDALPGELLRGRVRSIGYGVSVGQSTPPGSLPTVQNSREWLRSAQRFPVIVELDRDQQVNPAGLRVGGQAEVMALPTEGNPLNLLGRVFMWLMSWLSYAY; encoded by the coding sequence ATGAGCGATACCCCCGCCACGCCGTCGGCACCGCCCTCGCCCCCCGCACCCGGCAAGTCTGCGCCGGATCGCGGCATGCGCGTGGTATTGCTGCTGATCGTCGTCAGCCTGGTCTGGTACCTGCTCGCCGACCGCTTCACACCCTATACCCAGCAGGCGCGCCTGCAGGCCTACGTGGTGCCGGTGAGCGCCGAGGTGGCCGGACAAGTGAAACGCGTGGCGGTGGGTAACAACCAGGAAGTGCGCAAGGGTGACGTGCTCTTCGAACTGGACCAGGAGCAGTACCGCATCGCCTTGCAGCGCGCCGAAGCGGACCTGGACACGGTGCACCGGCAGATCGGCGCCAGCACCGCCGGCATCGACTCCGCCCAGGCCTCGCTGGCCGCCGCCCAGGCCAGCGAGCGCAAGGCGCGGCAGGATGCCGAGCGCCTGCAACGGCTTTACCAGGAGGATCCCGGCACGGTTTCCGTGCGCCGCCTGGAAGGCGCCCAGGCCACCCGCGAACAGGCGGCCAGCCAGGTGGCGGCGGCTCGTGCCGAAGTCGAGCGGGCGCGCGAGCAGCAAGGCGGCCTCGATGAAGACAACGCCCAACTGCGCAGCGCCACGGCCAACGTCGCCAAGGCCCGCCTGGACCTCGCCCGCACCACGGTGCGCGCCGATTCGGACGGGCTGATCACCGACCTGCGCACCGACGTCGGCCACTACGTCGGTGCCGGCAGCCCGGTGATGACGCTGATCGCCATCCACGACCTGTGGATCAGCGCCGACATGACCGAGAACAACCTCGGCCACCTGAGCAACGGCACGCCGGTACTGGTGGTGCTCGACGCCCTGCCCGGCGAGCTGCTGCGTGGGCGGGTCCGCAGTATCGGTTATGGCGTGAGTGTCGGCCAGAGTACGCCGCCGGGCTCGCTGCCGACGGTGCAGAACAGCCGCGAGTGGCTGCGCTCGGCGCAGCGCTTCCCGGTGATCGTCGAGCTGGATCGCGACCAGCAGGTGAATCCGGCGGGCCTGCGCGTGGGCGGCCAGGCCGAGGTGATGGCGCTGCCCACCGAGGGCAACCCGCTGAACCTGCTGGGTCGCGTGTTCATGTGGCTGATGAGCTGGCTGAGCTATGCCTACTGA
- a CDS encoding polyamine ABC transporter substrate-binding protein yields MRLLKPLAAFAFAAMTQSALAEQTVSIYNWTDYIAPNTLAEFQKTTGIKPIYDVFDSNETLEGKLLAGRSGYDVVVPSNHFLTRQVQAGVFLELDRSKLPNWKHLDPALLKLLEQNDPGNRHSVPYLWGTNGIGYNVEKVKQVLGVDKIDSWSALFEPENLKKLNACGVAFMDSADELIPSVLNYMGLDPNSTNPADYAKAEAKLIELRPYVTYFHSSKYISDLANGNICVAFGYSGDVFQAAARAKEANNGIQIAYSIPKEGANLWFDLMAIPSDAKNPDQALAFINYVLEPKVIAGVSEYVGYPNANADSKAFLDAQTLNNPEVYPSQAVLDKLYISNAPPPKIMRLMTRSWSKIKFNQ; encoded by the coding sequence ATGAGACTGCTGAAGCCCCTTGCGGCCTTCGCTTTTGCGGCGATGACCCAGAGCGCCCTCGCGGAACAGACTGTCAGTATCTACAACTGGACGGACTACATCGCCCCCAACACGCTCGCCGAGTTCCAGAAGACCACCGGGATCAAACCGATCTACGACGTCTTCGATTCCAACGAAACCCTGGAAGGCAAGCTGCTGGCGGGCCGCTCGGGCTACGACGTGGTGGTGCCTTCCAACCACTTCCTCACCCGCCAGGTGCAAGCCGGGGTCTTCCTGGAGCTCGACCGCAGCAAGCTGCCGAACTGGAAGCACCTGGACCCGGCACTGCTCAAGCTGCTCGAACAGAACGATCCGGGCAACCGCCATTCGGTGCCCTACCTGTGGGGCACCAACGGCATCGGCTACAACGTCGAGAAGGTCAAGCAGGTACTGGGCGTCGACAAGATCGACTCCTGGTCGGCGCTGTTCGAGCCGGAAAACCTGAAGAAGCTCAATGCGTGCGGCGTCGCCTTCATGGACTCCGCCGACGAGTTGATTCCCTCGGTGCTCAACTACATGGGCCTGGATCCCAACAGCACCAACCCGGCGGACTACGCGAAAGCCGAGGCCAAGCTGATCGAGCTGCGCCCCTACGTCACCTACTTCCATTCCTCGAAATACATCTCCGACCTCGCCAACGGCAACATCTGCGTGGCTTTCGGCTATTCCGGCGACGTCTTCCAGGCGGCCGCGCGGGCCAAGGAAGCCAATAACGGCATCCAGATCGCCTACAGCATCCCCAAGGAAGGCGCCAACCTCTGGTTCGACCTGATGGCTATTCCTTCGGATGCGAAGAACCCGGACCAGGCCCTGGCGTTCATCAACTACGTGCTGGAGCCCAAGGTGATCGCCGGCGTCAGCGAGTACGTCGGCTACCCCAACGCCAACGCCGACTCCAAGGCCTTCCTCGATGCCCAAACGCTGAATAACCCCGAGGTCTATCCGAGCCAGGCCGTGCTCGACAAGCTGTACATCTCCAATGCTCCGCCGCCGAAGATCATGCGCCTGATGACCCGCAGCTGGAGCAAGATCAAGTTCAACCAATGA
- a CDS encoding efflux transporter outer membrane subunit produces the protein MPKRVRRCTLIFTTLLGGCTQVGPDFQPPQDPWLAEWNTPLLGQAGRNAATPDLRQWWTVFADPTLDALIAEADAHNTDLRVAGLRIAEARAQLAIAETGRYPQLQQIRAESLYLKQDQSGAPSARDSVFWQSSAGFDIGWEIDFWGRFSRAIESADAAYFASQANYADALVLLRAQVADTYFGLRTAEARLDIARENARRQERSLQITERLFRHGENDELDWQQARTQYLATQATIPEFENQVNALRNILCALLGRPPGAMPELAAHHGQLPTPNAAILQDVPASLLQRRPDIRAAEQAVAAQSARVGVAEADLYPSISLLGSIGWSFVSANNLPDSFNLAAGPSLIWNPFDYGRRKNAVRVEDARLQQLIELYHQDVRNAAREADDAASGLLRSLQSAGIREQASQAAQRSLSLASSQYREGFADFQRVLDAQQLLLQQQDGYLVSRGNAVSSLVALYKALGGGWDSPRAPIDSSTRQRMQQRTDWGDLLDDPAPASGTSGQGKQQ, from the coding sequence ATGCCCAAGCGCGTCAGACGCTGCACACTGATATTCACGACCCTGCTGGGCGGCTGCACCCAGGTCGGTCCGGACTTCCAGCCGCCGCAGGATCCGTGGCTGGCCGAATGGAACACGCCGCTGCTGGGCCAGGCGGGACGCAACGCCGCCACCCCGGACCTGCGCCAGTGGTGGACGGTGTTCGCCGACCCGACCCTGGATGCACTGATCGCCGAAGCCGACGCGCACAACACCGACCTGCGGGTGGCCGGCCTGCGCATCGCCGAGGCACGTGCGCAACTGGCCATCGCCGAGACCGGACGCTACCCGCAGTTGCAGCAGATCCGCGCGGAAAGCCTGTACCTCAAGCAGGACCAGTCCGGCGCGCCGAGCGCCCGCGACTCGGTGTTCTGGCAGTCCAGCGCCGGCTTCGACATCGGCTGGGAGATCGACTTCTGGGGCCGCTTCAGCCGCGCCATCGAGTCCGCCGACGCCGCCTACTTCGCCTCCCAGGCCAACTACGCCGATGCCCTGGTGCTGCTGCGCGCCCAGGTGGCGGACACCTACTTCGGCCTGCGCACCGCCGAGGCGCGCCTGGACATCGCCCGCGAGAACGCCCGGCGCCAGGAGCGCAGCCTGCAGATCACCGAGCGGCTGTTTCGTCACGGCGAGAACGACGAACTGGACTGGCAGCAGGCGCGCACCCAGTACCTGGCGACCCAGGCCACCATTCCCGAGTTCGAGAACCAGGTGAACGCCCTGCGCAACATCCTCTGCGCGCTGCTCGGACGACCACCGGGCGCGATGCCGGAGCTGGCGGCGCACCACGGCCAACTGCCGACGCCCAATGCCGCGATCCTCCAGGACGTACCGGCCAGCCTGTTGCAGCGCCGCCCGGACATCCGCGCCGCCGAGCAGGCGGTGGCAGCGCAATCGGCGCGGGTGGGCGTCGCCGAGGCCGACCTGTATCCGTCGATCAGCCTGCTCGGCAGCATCGGCTGGAGCTTCGTCTCGGCCAACAACCTGCCCGACAGCTTCAACCTCGCCGCCGGACCGAGCCTGATCTGGAACCCCTTCGACTACGGCCGGCGCAAGAACGCCGTACGCGTGGAAGACGCGCGCCTGCAACAGCTCATCGAGCTGTATCACCAGGACGTGCGCAACGCCGCGCGCGAGGCTGACGACGCCGCCAGCGGACTGCTGCGCTCGCTGCAGAGCGCCGGCATCCGCGAACAGGCCTCGCAGGCGGCACAGCGCTCGCTGAGCCTGGCCAGTTCGCAGTACCGCGAAGGCTTCGCCGACTTCCAGCGCGTGCTCGATGCCCAGCAACTGCTGCTGCAACAGCAGGACGGCTACCTGGTCAGCCGGGGCAACGCGGTCAGCAGCCTGGTGGCACTGTACAAGGCCCTCGGCGGCGGCTGGGACAGCCCGCGCGCACCGATCGACTCCAGCACCCGGCAACGGATGCAACAACGTACCGACTGGGGCGATCTGCTCGACGACCCCGCCCCGGCCTCCGGCACCTCAGGACAAGGAAAGCAGCAATGA
- a CDS encoding DUF2955 domain-containing protein — translation MPTELRPIELRRRRALRLAWGTALCLLASFGIGLPIPFLAPVLTVLLLAMRAQALPLKAAPALAVLVLLSCGSGLLLIPLLRHAPLSGVLLVGIGLYGVFRYALRGGNGLLANLLVIGLTMIAAAGTSDFTLALSVVEALAKGMLLAVLSSAVAHALFPEPANTPAPPAPPRPSEGDVGWIALRAALIVMPAFLLALIAPDRFMPLIMKSVSLGQQAEETRARHASRELIGSTLLAGLLAILVWSALSLFVHLWMFFLWVLLLTLWQGRRLYAAVATRQSPAFWVSCLTTMLILLGQSVQDSAAGQDVYRAFAVRLALFLAVSLYASGMLVWIDSRRTRTRTA, via the coding sequence ATGCCTACTGAGCTCAGACCTATTGAACTGCGCCGCCGGCGCGCCCTGCGCCTGGCCTGGGGCACCGCGCTGTGCCTGCTGGCGAGCTTCGGCATCGGGCTGCCGATCCCCTTCCTCGCGCCGGTGCTCACCGTCCTCCTGCTGGCGATGCGCGCGCAGGCCCTGCCGCTCAAGGCGGCTCCGGCCCTGGCGGTGCTGGTGCTGCTCAGCTGCGGCAGCGGCCTGCTGCTGATCCCGTTGCTGCGCCATGCCCCGCTCAGCGGCGTGCTGCTGGTGGGCATCGGCCTGTACGGCGTGTTCCGCTATGCGCTGCGTGGCGGCAACGGCCTGCTGGCGAACCTGCTGGTGATCGGCCTGACCATGATCGCCGCCGCCGGCACCAGCGATTTCACCCTGGCGCTGTCGGTGGTCGAGGCGCTGGCCAAGGGCATGCTGCTGGCCGTTCTTAGCAGCGCCGTGGCCCATGCGCTGTTCCCCGAGCCGGCCAATACGCCCGCGCCTCCTGCGCCGCCCAGGCCCAGCGAGGGCGACGTCGGCTGGATCGCCCTGCGCGCCGCCCTGATCGTGATGCCGGCGTTCCTTCTCGCGCTGATCGCGCCGGACCGCTTCATGCCGCTGATCATGAAATCGGTGAGCCTTGGCCAGCAGGCCGAGGAAACCCGCGCGCGCCACGCCAGCCGCGAGCTGATCGGTTCCACCCTGCTGGCCGGACTGCTGGCGATCCTGGTCTGGAGTGCACTGAGCCTGTTCGTCCACCTCTGGATGTTCTTCCTCTGGGTGCTGCTGCTCACCCTCTGGCAAGGGCGCCGCCTGTACGCGGCGGTGGCGACCCGGCAGAGCCCGGCCTTCTGGGTCAGTTGCCTGACCACCATGCTCATCCTGCTCGGCCAGTCGGTACAGGACAGCGCAGCAGGCCAGGACGTCTACCGCGCCTTCGCCGTGCGCCTGGCGCTGTTCCTCGCGGTGTCGCTGTACGCCAGCGGCATGCTGGTCTGGATCGACAGCCGCCGCACGCGGACACGCACGGCCTAG
- a CDS encoding putative ATP-dependent zinc protease, with protein sequence MKVCIGNQLLDEEFSLRDRKRMIYPVLIGRKALEHLGSVDVRRTFTQEPRCKV encoded by the coding sequence ATGAAGGTCTGCATCGGCAACCAGTTGCTCGATGAAGAGTTCTCGCTCCGCGACCGCAAGAGGATGATCTACCCGGTGCTGATAGGCCGCAAGGCGCTGGAGCACCTGGGGTCGGTCGATGTGCGGCGCACCTTTACCCAGGAGCCCCGTTGCAAGGTTTGA
- a CDS encoding helix-turn-helix domain-containing protein → MAIKVMEAREVDEPRAVLPGWEEQYTQMSAGRFCGRVVHAETGAVQLYEERMNLRVEQEFHAPADTLVFSFDMSEGVLYLLDGHTHNAWVTPENYREVAVVLKDASAWGRSAADFEGLLLQPLRSASCSAFATSLSSLLAGAVEGHVNVDAPGFAQQVADGCFSLLEEAVEVGQRRRSERHAKRVVERVKEVVNDCPQDSFGVLELAEIAGVSVRQLQQSFVQYAGMPPTVWLRNRRLNAARRDLLAAGAAGVNVAEVAMRWSFWHLGRFSQAYQTLFGEYPKATLKRGAERCVVSMLPS, encoded by the coding sequence ATGGCGATCAAGGTGATGGAGGCTCGCGAGGTTGATGAGCCGCGTGCGGTGCTGCCGGGGTGGGAGGAGCAGTACACGCAGATGTCAGCCGGTCGCTTTTGTGGTCGAGTCGTACACGCGGAAACAGGGGCTGTTCAACTCTATGAAGAGCGTATGAACCTGCGGGTCGAGCAGGAGTTTCATGCCCCGGCCGATACCCTGGTTTTCAGCTTCGACATGAGTGAAGGCGTCCTCTACCTGCTGGATGGGCACACGCACAACGCCTGGGTCACTCCTGAGAATTACCGTGAAGTCGCGGTGGTCCTGAAGGATGCATCCGCCTGGGGACGGTCCGCTGCGGACTTCGAAGGGTTGCTGCTCCAGCCGCTGCGGTCGGCCAGCTGCAGTGCTTTTGCAACGTCCTTGAGCAGCCTGTTGGCCGGGGCTGTAGAGGGGCATGTCAACGTGGATGCCCCAGGGTTCGCCCAGCAGGTTGCCGATGGCTGCTTTTCGCTGTTGGAAGAGGCCGTTGAGGTCGGGCAGCGCCGTCGCTCCGAGCGTCACGCCAAGCGGGTCGTCGAGCGGGTGAAAGAGGTGGTCAACGACTGCCCGCAGGATAGCTTTGGCGTCCTGGAGCTTGCGGAGATCGCCGGTGTCTCGGTGCGGCAGTTGCAGCAGTCGTTCGTCCAGTATGCCGGCATGCCTCCCACGGTCTGGCTGCGTAATCGTCGGCTGAATGCCGCGCGGCGCGATCTGCTCGCCGCCGGTGCCGCGGGAGTCAACGTGGCCGAGGTTGCGATGCGTTGGTCGTTCTGGCATCTGGGCCGCTTCTCGCAGGCCTACCAGACGCTCTTCGGCGAGTACCCGAAAGCGACGCTCAAGCGCGGCGCCGAGCGTTGCGTAGTGAGCATGCTGCCCAGCTAG
- a CDS encoding glutamine synthetase family protein, with translation MSTPADQLSSWLKQHQITEVECVVSDMTGIARGKISPTNKFLGEGGMRLPESVLLQTVTGDYVDDDIYYDLLDEADIDMVCRPDPDAVFLVPWAIEPTAMVFHDTYDKYGNPVELSPRNVLKRVLKLYADKGWNPIVAPEMEFYLTKRSSDPDFPLEAPVGRSGRPESGRQSFSIDAANEFDPLFEDVYDWCEAQGLDLDTLIHEDGPAQMEINFRHGNALDLADQITVFKRSMREAALKHDVAATFMAKPITDEPGSAMHIHQSVLDVATGKNIFANADGSMSELFLHYIGGLQKYIPKVLPMFAPNVNSFRRFLPDTSAPVNVEWGVENRTVGLRVPAASPEAMRVENRLPGADANPYLALAASLLCGYLGMLEQIAPSVPVEGRAYERRNLRLPITIEDALAHMEECQALEQHLGRKFVQGYVAVKRAEHENFKRVISSWEREFLLLSV, from the coding sequence ATGAGCACCCCCGCCGATCAGCTGAGTTCCTGGCTGAAGCAACACCAGATCACCGAAGTCGAGTGCGTCGTCAGTGACATGACCGGTATCGCCCGCGGCAAGATTTCCCCGACCAACAAGTTCCTCGGCGAGGGAGGCATGCGTCTCCCCGAGAGTGTGCTGCTGCAGACGGTCACCGGAGACTATGTCGACGACGATATCTACTACGACCTGCTGGACGAAGCGGACATCGACATGGTCTGCCGTCCCGATCCGGACGCGGTGTTCCTGGTGCCCTGGGCCATCGAACCAACCGCGATGGTGTTCCACGACACCTACGACAAGTACGGCAACCCCGTCGAGCTGTCGCCGCGCAACGTGCTCAAGCGCGTGCTGAAGCTGTACGCGGACAAGGGCTGGAACCCGATCGTCGCGCCGGAAATGGAGTTCTACCTGACCAAGCGCAGCAGCGACCCGGACTTCCCGCTGGAAGCACCCGTGGGCCGCTCGGGCCGTCCGGAAAGCGGCCGGCAGAGCTTCTCCATCGACGCGGCCAACGAGTTCGACCCGCTGTTCGAGGACGTCTACGACTGGTGCGAGGCGCAAGGCCTGGATCTGGACACCCTGATCCACGAGGACGGCCCGGCGCAGATGGAGATCAACTTCCGCCACGGCAATGCCCTGGACCTGGCGGACCAGATCACCGTATTCAAGCGCAGCATGCGCGAGGCGGCGCTGAAGCACGACGTGGCGGCGACCTTCATGGCCAAGCCGATCACCGACGAGCCCGGCAGCGCCATGCACATCCACCAGAGCGTGCTGGACGTGGCGACGGGCAAGAACATCTTCGCCAATGCCGATGGTTCGATGAGCGAACTGTTCCTGCACTACATCGGCGGTCTGCAGAAATACATCCCGAAAGTGCTGCCGATGTTCGCGCCGAACGTGAACTCCTTCCGCCGCTTCCTCCCGGACACCTCCGCGCCGGTGAACGTCGAATGGGGCGTGGAAAACCGCACCGTCGGCCTGCGCGTGCCCGCGGCCTCCCCCGAAGCGATGCGCGTGGAAAACCGCCTGCCCGGCGCCGACGCCAACCCCTACCTGGCGCTGGCCGCCAGCCTGCTGTGCGGTTACCTGGGGATGCTGGAGCAGATCGCCCCCAGCGTCCCGGTCGAGGGCCGCGCCTACGAGCGCCGCAACCTGCGCCTGCCGATCACCATCGAAGACGCGCTGGCCCACATGGAAGAGTGCCAGGCGCTGGAACAGCACCTGGGGCGCAAGTTCGTGCAGGGCTATGTCGCGGTGAAACGCGCCGAGCACGAGAACTTCAAGCGTGTGATCAGTTCCTGGGAAAGAGAGTTCCTGCTGCTGAGCGTCTGA
- a CDS encoding NAD(P)/FAD-dependent oxidoreductase, producing the protein MIHAGEHAASYYAATARDKQPYPSLEGEVHAEVCVIGGGLTGVNTALELALRGHSVVLLEGRRIGWGASGRNGGQLIRGIGHDVSGFARYVGEDGVRYLNQAGFDSVTLVAERIRRFDIACDLRWGFCELANTPAQFAAMTEEQHELQSMGYPHQTRLVGADRIHDVVASDCYAGGLIDMGSGHLHPLDLVMGEARAASQLGVRIFEQSPVQRITHGSSVTLHCANGRVRADKLVLGCNAHLDDLEPRLTGKVLPAGSYVIVTEPLPEQVAAKLIPQNLALCDQKVGLDYYRLTADRRLLFGGACHYSGFDPKDIGAYMRPKMLKVFPQLADVCIDYQWGGMIGITANRFPQVGRLAQHPNVYFAQGYSGHGLNVTHWSAKLLAEAISVGQSQGLDVFSAVPHLTFPGGKLLRSPLLALGMLWYRIREAIG; encoded by the coding sequence ATGATTCATGCCGGCGAACATGCCGCGTCCTATTACGCGGCCACTGCACGCGACAAGCAGCCGTACCCTTCCCTCGAAGGCGAGGTTCACGCAGAGGTCTGCGTTATCGGCGGCGGCCTGACCGGCGTCAACACAGCCCTGGAGCTGGCCCTGCGGGGCCACTCCGTGGTGCTTCTGGAGGGCCGTCGCATCGGCTGGGGAGCCAGCGGCCGCAACGGCGGCCAGTTGATCCGTGGTATCGGCCACGACGTCAGCGGCTTCGCCAGATACGTCGGCGAGGACGGCGTTCGCTATCTGAACCAGGCGGGTTTCGACTCGGTGACGCTGGTGGCGGAGCGCATCCGCAGGTTCGACATCGCCTGCGACCTGCGCTGGGGCTTCTGCGAACTGGCCAATACTCCTGCGCAGTTCGCCGCCATGACGGAGGAACAGCACGAGCTGCAATCGATGGGCTATCCGCATCAGACCAGGCTCGTCGGGGCGGACCGGATTCATGATGTGGTGGCCAGTGACTGCTATGCCGGTGGGCTGATCGACATGGGCTCCGGCCACCTCCATCCACTGGATCTGGTGATGGGGGAAGCGCGGGCCGCCAGCCAGCTCGGTGTGCGGATCTTCGAGCAAAGCCCGGTCCAGCGCATCACCCACGGCAGTTCGGTCACGCTCCACTGCGCCAACGGTCGCGTCCGCGCGGACAAGCTGGTGCTTGGATGCAATGCCCACCTGGACGACCTGGAGCCTCGCCTGACAGGCAAGGTCCTGCCGGCGGGCAGCTATGTGATCGTCACCGAACCGCTCCCCGAGCAGGTTGCCGCGAAGCTGATTCCGCAGAACCTGGCCCTGTGCGATCAGAAAGTGGGGTTGGACTACTACCGGCTGACCGCCGACCGCCGCCTGCTGTTCGGCGGCGCCTGCCATTACTCCGGGTTCGATCCGAAGGACATCGGCGCGTACATGCGGCCGAAGATGCTGAAGGTCTTCCCGCAGTTGGCCGATGTGTGCATCGACTACCAGTGGGGCGGCATGATCGGAATCACGGCCAACCGCTTTCCGCAGGTGGGTCGCCTGGCCCAACACCCTAATGTGTACTTTGCACAGGGTTACTCGGGGCATGGGCTCAACGTGACCCACTGGAGCGCCAAGCTCCTGGCAGAAGCGATCTCCGTCGGCCAGAGCCAGGGGCTGGATGTCTTCAGCGCGGTTCCGCACCTGACCTTCCCGGGCGGCAAGCTGCTGCGCTCGCCCCTGCTGGCGCTGGGGATGCTCTGGTACCGGATTCGCGAAGCGATCGGCTGA